One stretch of Vicia villosa cultivar HV-30 ecotype Madison, WI unplaced genomic scaffold, Vvil1.0 ctg.002784F_1_1, whole genome shotgun sequence DNA includes these proteins:
- the LOC131639804 gene encoding uncharacterized protein LOC131639804, which yields MEIWEAFLTPRLFSHRLRPSKGQCILMCYQPNLVSRQFGLTQITPKCLYEKRNHMCFHTLYLTEEECERKINKYTGVANLSPIPFEPSFYSTPDFHQWWTEYYSSQIFDADSLAQELTAAFTDVQENFKKVSTTAVARRRKIKEASAPKESEASKSDKPNE from the exons atggaaatttgggaagcctttctgactccaagattattttcccaccgtcttcgaccatcaaagggtcaatgtatcctcatgtgttatcaaccaaatttggtctcgaggcagtttgggctaactcaaataacacccaagtgcttatatgagaaaaggaaccatatgtgtttccacactttgtatctgactgaagaagaatgtgaacgaaaaatcaacaaatatactGGCGTTGCCaacctttctcctattcctttcgaaccttctttttactctacaccagattttcatcaatggtggacagagtattatagctctcaaatttttgatgctgatagccttgctcaagaactaaccgcagctttcactgatgtgcaggagaacttcaaaaaag tctcaactacagctgttgcacgaaggaggaagattaaagaagcttctgccccaaaagagtCTGAGGCATCTAAAAGCGACAAACCAAACGAAa